The following is a genomic window from Anopheles aquasalis chromosome 3, idAnoAquaMG_Q_19, whole genome shotgun sequence.
GTTACTTGGCACGGGAGTGCTTGGATCTGGAACCACTAGTGGATTACTAGGAACAGGTATAGGTGCTACTTCCGGGTTACTTGGCACGGGAGTGCTTGGATCTGGAACCACTAGTGGATTACTAGGAACAGGTATAGGTGCTACTTCCGGTTTACTAGGAACTGGGATACTTGCTGGAGGGTCTGGCACGACTTCGACGATTGTGGTtcctaccactaccactgtAGCTcccactactaccaccgttGTTCCGACCACTACCACTGTAGCTCCCACTACTACCACTGTTGTTCCGACCACTACCACTGTAGCACCGACTACTACGACTGTAGCTCCCACTACTACTACAGTAGCTCTAACCACTACCACTGCAGCTCCAACTACAACGGCTAGTTTATCGACAGTTACATTCAATGTTGGCGGAAGTAAGTaggattgatttttttcgcAATGCGACTTAGTGGTGTAAAAACGGTGTATAATTCAAATGCTTCTTGAACAGGTTTAATAACTGTAAATGCAAACGACCAAGCAACCATTAACGCCATCAATGCAGCGCTAGGTGCATCGACTACTACAGCTACTCCTACAACTATCACTACTATTTCCAGTTCAGGATCTACTGTTTCCTTCAATATCGGTGGTTGTAAGTATGAAACTCTACTTCATAATTATATAAACTTAtctttgtttattttcttcaAAGCTATTATTACCGTAAACGCAGCAGACCAAGCCACAATCGCAGCTATAATTCAAAGTCTAACAGCTGGAGGTACCACAACGACTGCGGCAGCTACTACAACCGCGACCACAACGACAACCTCAACTTTAACATCCACTACCACAACAAGCAAGGCTCCGTCTACAACGACGTCAAGAACGCCGACAACCGTTACTCCAATTGCATCCTCGCTGTCTATTAACATTATCATCAACATTAATGGGCAATTCATAATGATTTCTGCATCGAATCAAAATATGATTGAATTGATTACTAATACCATAAAGCAGATATCAGTTACAACACCTACTGCAAGTTCAACGCAGCCAACAGTGGTTATCCAAACTACACATGGCAAGTCACAGATTGGTGGTGGCAGAACAGGAGGATGTGTGCGTCGCAGAGACTTTTCGCGAGAGAATCGACGACTTGGTACTGGTATTGGTTTAGAATTTGGGATTCGCGGAActtttggtggtggtattcAAGCCGGTATTGGAGCAGGAATAGGTGCTCGTGGCAATCACGGAGCTGGCATTGGAGCAGGAATCCGTCTACAAGGGCCATTGGGTGGAAGCATTCAAGCTGGGTTTGGAGCAGGGCTAAGCGGAATACGGCATCATCATggataaaatgataaaagatTTTGTGCAACACGGTTGAAGAGAAGATAAAATCAGACTCAGATTGCGAGCAATTGATCTTTTTTTAATGGTGAATCTTTTGAATGGTATGGGAGCCTAATGAAATGCgaacattaaaataattcaTGCCTATCATACAGAAGAATGCTATAATACATCTGTCAACTATGCACTTAAATTCAAAATACTAGTaacattcatttttatttccttgTGCATCCGAAATGCTGGGCATGTTAGTTGCTGTTTATGATTGTAAAAATCCTGGGTAAACGACTGAAATACACtgcgcgaaataaaaatagcaccaccatgtttttcggcattatttttctaaaaatcTTAGAAACAATGCCAGTCTCTATGGTAATTTTATGCGTGTGCTTACTCGCAATGTTTTGAACTGCAGTATTGGATATATTTTTTTAGTATGAACATTtaaacacaatttttaataaaaaaccaggcgaaataaaaatagcaccaacTCAGGTTGATTTTACTAATTTTCACTCACTTTAAAgaactatgttttggttttcaggcCTATGAAAATGGACTCTAATGAAGTGGAATTGCATACGTGCAATTAGcagtgaaatgttttttttcccatttgatTTAGTTACCATGATTCCATCAGACCATCTTACTTTCgaggaaaaggtaaaaattaTAACCTACCATAATCTGCGAGCTTATAAAAAAGAATGGGTCGAAAGTTATCATAACCGACGgaaattattgaaaaataGCAATAAACTTGATCTCACTGGGAATTGTGGGGAGAAAACTGGAGTTTTTTCGAAGGATCAACGGACAATGCTACAGATTGTAATGAATTAGAAaagatcaacatcataaatccgcGCAAAATTGGATCTGACAATCAGTACACGTCACGTACAACAAATTAGCACAAATTAGCAAACAGGTAGTGATAACTTGGAGTTACTTAAAAGACTATGGCAACCCAAACTAACTGAGCTGCATAAGGTGTATCATTTGAACTTCgcgaaaaatcacatttccttTCCCAAGAATGGAATTACTCGATCATTTTAGATTAAAAAAGATCAACCGTGATGGTTTAGATGACTTGCAATACTACTAGCTCGACGGAGGCATCCGTTGGcttaaagaaaaacaacaatgcAGTCTTAGGATTATATACACATGTTAGGATACTTTCGAATCATTATTGATGGTTCAGGActttgtttttaaacaataTAATGGTGCTACTCTCCtttcacaacgcacaaaacatggttttctgataaaaatacagaagtTATCGACTGGtcaacccgttttccggatcTGAATCATAGAAATCCtttagccggcgatacatgaagcgtaaactcaagcgtaaatataaaattaatttacacttgaacatgtttacatgaccgggttgagacgtgtaatccgaattacactgaacttttatcgacttttgtgagaaaaataggatcttttttccgaagaaaaagattaaaaacgctagtaatgaacactcactattaatgcaaaccacaaacaggaaatgtagtggggcaaatcgcttgcaaacagcgtttacgctaggctttatgctccgtggacctataatctatttacaccgtgtaaacggcaaatgtaaactttttggcattacattctgagtttatacgagagtttacgcttcatgtatcgccggcttttgGTATATGCTTACACGTCATAGCGCTGAGAGCAAATGAGTCAGCTAACGCTAattggtgctatttttatttcgcaccctTTTTGAGTTGTCTTGGATGTTCCAAAAAacggctaaaccaaacaaaaaaaactgatgcTAGTTTACTCCGTAACTGTTTTAGCACATGTAGCAGAAGACATTTGATTGAATCTTAATTACTCGtcttttttaaagaaaaaaaaacggatggagctattttaatttcgctgggTGTAGGCCCCCCCACCTCGCGTTGAGTTACTGAGAGACCTTAAAATCGCTATTTTTATAGTTTTGATTATCACACACATCATATGCAGGAACGTAAATGAATGTATTAGTGATGGTTGTAAAAgtaaaaatcgattaatttatAGACAGTTATTCAGTAAAAATCGAGTGTGAAGGGCCTATATTTTAGGTTTACCCctgagac
Proteins encoded in this region:
- the LOC126575849 gene encoding transcription initiation factor TFIID subunit 12-like encodes the protein MRPTLIVVLLGIFIPLHVKAAPQLLGGGGGLLGTGLGATQGLLGTGILGSGTTSGLLGTGIGATSGLLGTGILGSGTTSGLLGTGIGATSGLLGTGVLGSGTTSGLLGTGIGATSGLLGTGVLGSGTTSGLLGTGIGATSGLLGTGVLGSGTTSGLLGTGIGATSGLLGTGVLGSGTTSGLLGTGIGATSGLLGTGVLGSGTTSGLLGTGIGATSGLLGTGILAGGSGTTSTIVVPTTTTVAPTTTTVVPTTTTVAPTTTTVVPTTTTVAPTTTTVAPTTTTVALTTTTAAPTTTASLSTVTFNVGGSLITVNANDQATINAINAALGASTTTATPTTITTISSSGSTVSFNIGGSIITVNAADQATIAAIIQSLTAGGTTTTAAATTTATTTTTSTLTSTTTTSKAPSTTTSRTPTTVTPIASSLSINIIININGQFIMISASNQNMIELITNTIKQISVTTPTASSTQPTVVIQTTHGKSQIGGGRTGGCVRRRDFSRENRRLGTGIGLEFGIRGTFGGGIQAGIGAGIGARGNHGAGIGAGIRLQGPLGGSIQAGFGAGLSGIRHHHG